In Neisseria perflava, the DNA window GATAAAAGAAAAGCGTTGATTTGGCGTGGATTTTTTGAAGTGATTGCTTAAATGGAAGAGATTGGGATGAGGCCGTCTGAAAAGGGAATTGTTGACAAGTTTTAATTTGGCTTTTCTGAAATTTTTTTAGAAAACAAAGAATTGGTATTGCTTTGTTTTCAGACGGCCTTGGATTTCCTGATTTTTCGTGCTTGCACAATGTGCAAGGCGGTTCTACAATTTCTTCATACCCTCCGAATAAGAAAGATGGCCGCTATGTCCGCACACCCGATTTATAATTTTTCCGCAGGTCCTGCCGTATTGCCGGAAGCCGTATTGCGTACCGCGCAACAGGAAATGCTCGACTACAACGGTACGGGTTTTCCCGTGATGGCGATGAGCCACCGTTCGGATATGTTTTTGAGCATTCTGCATCATGCCGAACAAGACTTGCGCCAGCTTTTGAATATTCCGTCTAACTATAAAATCCTGTTTTTACAGGGCGGTGCGACCACGCAATTCAATATGGCGGCCATGAATTTGGCGCACGGTTTTGCGACTGCCGACACGGTGGTAACGGGCAACTGGAGCCGTATTGCCTATGAACAGATGAGCCGTTTGAGCAATGCCGAAATCCGTTTGGCCGCGCATGGTGGCGAGCAATATGCCTATAAAAACCTGCCTGCGGTTGAGGATTGGGATGTCAACCCGAATTCCGCGTTTGTTCATTTTGCGATTAATGAAACCGTAAACGGCTTGCAGTATCAAAACGTCCCCAAACTTTCAGACGGCCTGCCGCCGCTGGTGTGCGATATGTCCAGCGAGATTTTGTCGCGTGAGTTTGATGTATCAGATTACGGCTTGATTTATGCCGGCGCGCAAAAAAATATCGGCCCTGCCGGTGCGACCGTGGTCATTATCCGCGAGGATTTGCTGGAGCGTTGTCCGAACGATATCCCCGATGTGTTCAACTACCGTTCTCATATCAACCGCGACGGTATGTACAACACGCCGTCCACTTATGCGATTTATATGTCGGGCTTGGTGTTCCGCTGGCTGCAAACGCAGGGCGGTGTGAAAAAAATTGAAGCGGTCAATCGAATGAAGGCGCAAACCTTGTATGAGGCGATAGACGGCAGCAGCGGTTTTTACATCAACGATATTCATCCTGATGCGCGTTCCAAAATGAACGTGGTCTTCAAAACCACAAGCGAGGATTTGGACCGCCGCTTTGTGTTGGAAGCCGAGTTGCAGGGCTTGTGCCTGCTCAAGGGCTATAAAACCGTCGGCGGCATGCGCGCCAGCATTTACAATGCGATGCCGCTTGAAGGTGTGAACGCGTTGGCCGAATTTATGAAAGATTTCCAACGACGTTACGGTTAAGACTTAAGATAAAAAGGCCGTCTGAAACTGGGTTTCAGACGGCCTTTTTATTTGAATTAGCCTTATTCGGTCACTTCTTCAGTGATGCTGTCGCGGTAGATGGTGCTGTCGTAAGTCGGCACGGGAGGCGGCAGCAGGTTGTTGAGTGTCAGCGCGGACGGGTTCAGCGTCGGGTAGCCGCTGAAGGTTACGGAATAACCGCCGTTGCCGGTACTGCGGACTTTGGCGTGCGCGCCCAACGGGAAAGTGGTTTTGTTGGTGATGTGGCCGAATGGGAAACCGGTCAACACAGGAATCTTGGCGATGCGCGAAATGTGGTTGACGACGGCGGAGAAGTCGTAGCTGGAATCGTACGCGTCGCGGATGGTGCCCATGCGGAAATCGCCGAAGATGATGGCGCGTTGTTTTTGCAAAACACCTGACAGATAAAGTGTATTGAGCATACGCTCGATGCGGTAAGGCTGCTCGCTGACGTCTTCGATAAAGAGGATGCCGCCTTGAATGTCGGGCATGTAGGGCGTACCGGCGAGGGAAGCGAGAACGCTGAGGTTGCCGCCCCACAATGTGCCTTCGACGTTGACATCGGCGCGTTGGATGGTCGGAACATCAACGATGTTGACGTTGTTGGTCGTGCCGCGGATGAAGGAATCCATGGTAAAGACGCTGGGGTCTGCTTTGCCGAATTCGCTGTACACCATCGGGCCTGCAAAGCTCATCATATTGCCTTTGGCCAACAGGGCGAGTTGGACGGCGCAAACGTCGCTGAAACCGAAGAACAATGTGCCGCGTTCGCGCATTCTGGCGCCGAGTGAGGCAAAGTCGATTTGCGGCAGGATGCGTGCCGCGCCGTAGCCGCCGCGCAAGCCCATGAGGACTTTGGGTGTTTCAACACGGCCGCTGGCAACGTCTTGGAAGTCGGCGGAACGTTGGGCATCGGAGCCGGCAAAGCGTTGATAGCGTCGGCTGCCTGCTTGTTGGTTAGTCACGGTAAAACCTGCGTTGTAGAGGCGGGTCAGGCCGGTGGTTACGCGGTTGGGGTCTTCGGCGAAGCCTGACGGCGCAACAACGCGCAGGAGGTTGTCGCCGGAACGTGGCGGATGGGGTTGCTTAGGTTGCACGGTTTGGGCTTTCGCGGTGGTGGAAGTGGTTTTGGTTTGCGGCGTGGTGGTCGTGCCTGTACCGCAGGCTTGCAACAACCCTGCGCCTGCCGCGGCAGAGCAGGTGCGCAGGAAATGGCGGCGCGTGGTGGAAGTCATTGAGGTTTTTCTTTCGTTATATGTTCAGACGGCCTGAAGTTCGGCGTGTCGGACCTTGCAGGCCGTCTGAAAGTTTAAGCGATTAAGTTTTTGATTTGTTCCGGCCAGTTTTCGGGCAAGGCCATACCGTGTTCGCGGACGGGCGCAGCCCAAATCGGCGCGGGGAAATTGGCGTCGTTTTCAAAACGGGCGATGACGTGCCAATGCAGGTGTGGCACAACATTGCCGAGGCTGGCCAGATTGATTTTGGCCGGGCGGAAGACTTGGCGCATTGCGGCTTCAACCTGATACACCATTTCCATGATTTCGTTGCGTTCGGCAGGGGAAAGGTCGGTCATCTCGGAGACATGGTTATTCCAAATAACGCGGCAGAATGCCGGTGCGCCGGCTTCATTGTGGACGGCGATCACGCGCAGGTTTGGCGTTTGCAGCAAAATA includes these proteins:
- the serC gene encoding phosphoserine transaminase, with amino-acid sequence MSAHPIYNFSAGPAVLPEAVLRTAQQEMLDYNGTGFPVMAMSHRSDMFLSILHHAEQDLRQLLNIPSNYKILFLQGGATTQFNMAAMNLAHGFATADTVVTGNWSRIAYEQMSRLSNAEIRLAAHGGEQYAYKNLPAVEDWDVNPNSAFVHFAINETVNGLQYQNVPKLSDGLPPLVCDMSSEILSREFDVSDYGLIYAGAQKNIGPAGATVVIIREDLLERCPNDIPDVFNYRSHINRDGMYNTPSTYAIYMSGLVFRWLQTQGGVKKIEAVNRMKAQTLYEAIDGSSGFYINDIHPDARSKMNVVFKTTSEDLDRRFVLEAELQGLCLLKGYKTVGGMRASIYNAMPLEGVNALAEFMKDFQRRYG
- a CDS encoding LD-carboxypeptidase, encoding MTSTTRRHFLRTCSAAAGAGLLQACGTGTTTTPQTKTTSTTAKAQTVQPKQPHPPRSGDNLLRVVAPSGFAEDPNRVTTGLTRLYNAGFTVTNQQAGSRRYQRFAGSDAQRSADFQDVASGRVETPKVLMGLRGGYGAARILPQIDFASLGARMRERGTLFFGFSDVCAVQLALLAKGNMMSFAGPMVYSEFGKADPSVFTMDSFIRGTTNNVNIVDVPTIQRADVNVEGTLWGGNLSVLASLAGTPYMPDIQGGILFIEDVSEQPYRIERMLNTLYLSGVLQKQRAIIFGDFRMGTIRDAYDSSYDFSAVVNHISRIAKIPVLTGFPFGHITNKTTFPLGAHAKVRSTGNGGYSVTFSGYPTLNPSALTLNNLLPPPVPTYDSTIYRDSITEEVTE
- a CDS encoding HIT family protein — protein: MTCPICTADNEDILLQTPNLRVIAVHNEAGAPAFCRVIWNNHVSEMTDLSPAERNEIMEMVYQVEAAMRQVFRPAKINLASLGNVVPHLHWHVIARFENDANFPAPIWAAPVREHGMALPENWPEQIKNLIA